The Canis aureus isolate CA01 chromosome 22, VMU_Caureus_v.1.0, whole genome shotgun sequence genome has a window encoding:
- the PFN2 gene encoding profilin-2 isoform X2 has protein sequence MAGWQSYVDNLMCDGCCQEAAIVGYCDAKYVWAATAGGVFQSITPVEIDMIVGKDREGFFTNGLTLGAKKCSVIRDSLYVDGDCTMDIRTKSQGGEPTYNVAVGRAGRALVIVMGKEGVHGGTLNKKAYELALYLRRSDV, from the exons ATGGCCGGTTGGCAGAGCTACGTGGACAACCTGATGTGCGATGGCTGCTGCCAGGAGGCCGCCATTGTCGGCTACTGCGACGCCAAATACGTCTGGGCAGCCACGGCCGGGGGCGTCTTCCAGAGCATCACG CCAGTAGAAATAGATATGATTGTAGGAAAAGACCGGGAAGGTTTCTTTACCAACGGTTTGACTCTTGGCGCAAAGAAGTGCTCGGTGATCAGAGATAGCCTATACGTCGACGGTGACTGCACAATGGACATCCGGACAAAGAGTCAAGGTGGGGAGCCAACATACAACGTTGCTGTCGGCAGAGCTGGTAGAG CATTGGTTATAGTCATGGGAAAGGAAGGTGTCCACGGAGGCACACTTAACAAGAAAGCATATGAACTCGCTTTATACCTGAGGAGGTCTGATGTGTAA
- the PFN2 gene encoding profilin-2 isoform X1, with protein MAGWQSYVDNLMCDGCCQEAAIVGYCDAKYVWAATAGGVFQSITPVEIDMIVGKDREGFFTNGLTLGAKKCSVIRDSLYVDGDCTMDIRTKSQGGEPTYNVAVGRAGRVLVFVMGKEGVHGGGLNKKAYSMAKYLRDSGF; from the exons ATGGCCGGTTGGCAGAGCTACGTGGACAACCTGATGTGCGATGGCTGCTGCCAGGAGGCCGCCATTGTCGGCTACTGCGACGCCAAATACGTCTGGGCAGCCACGGCCGGGGGCGTCTTCCAGAGCATCACG CCAGTAGAAATAGATATGATTGTAGGAAAAGACCGGGAAGGTTTCTTTACCAACGGTTTGACTCTTGGCGCAAAGAAGTGCTCGGTGATCAGAGATAGCCTATACGTCGACGGTGACTGCACAATGGACATCCGGACAAAGAGTCAAGGTGGGGAGCCAACATACAACGTTGCTGTCGGCAGAGCTGGTAGAG tctTGGTCTTTGTAATGGGAAAAGAAGGGGTCCATGGAGGCGGATTGAATAAGAAGGCATACTCAATGGCAAAATACTTGAGAGACTCTGGGTTCTAG